The proteins below are encoded in one region of Nitrospira lenta:
- the nuoE gene encoding NADH-quinone oxidoreductase subunit NuoE: protein MTLSEKYKDEIAEILSRYPVKRSALIPLLYLAQREPGYITEAAMTEIAGLLKLTPPQVYETATFYTMLNLKKVGTHHIQVCKSLMCALVGSDTVIGWIKTKLGIAPGETTADGLFTLTAVECLAACGTAPMMQINDDYYERLTEEKVEKILADLRTTGTSPLKSGPYMWPESTR, encoded by the coding sequence ATGACACTATCAGAGAAATATAAGGACGAAATTGCGGAGATCCTGTCCCGCTATCCGGTGAAGCGCTCCGCACTGATTCCGCTGTTGTACCTAGCGCAGCGTGAACCGGGCTACATCACGGAAGCGGCCATGACGGAGATCGCCGGCCTGCTGAAGCTGACGCCGCCGCAGGTCTATGAGACCGCGACCTTCTATACGATGCTGAACCTCAAGAAGGTCGGCACACACCATATCCAGGTGTGCAAATCCCTTATGTGCGCGCTGGTCGGATCGGACACCGTCATCGGCTGGATCAAGACCAAGCTCGGAATCGCTCCCGGCGAAACGACGGCCGACGGGCTGTTTACACTGACCGCCGTCGAATGCCTGGCGGCCTGCGGCACCGCGCCGATGATGCAGATCAACGACGATTATTATGAACGACTGACGGAAGAGAAGGTGGAGAAGATCCTGGCGGATCTCCGGACCACCGGAACCAGCCCGTTGAAAAGCGGCCCCTACATGTGGCCGGAATCGACGCGATAA
- the nuoF gene encoding NADH-quinone oxidoreductase subunit NuoF gives MPKHELVLLKNMMQPGYTGSLADYEKTGGYQALRNALTKLAPTDVTATVMKSGLRGRGGAGFPTGVKWGFLPKDYQGPRYLCCNADESEPGTFKDRQLMERDPHQVLEGIVLACYAIGAQSAYIYIRGEMVLGSKILEHAIGEARAAGYIGQNIFGTGVTVDVWVHRGAGAYICGEETALLESLEGKRGLPRVKPPFPATHGLYNKPTVVNNVETLANLPHILSRGPEWFASIGSPPKSTGTRVFCVSGHVKRPGNYELPMGVTVRDLVFEHAGGMRSDKPMKAFIPGGASAPFLTPSHLDVKLDFESVAAAGSMLGSGGVTVMEEGTSMVWAALRLMEFFYHESCGKCSPCREGSSWLVQTMRRIMAKRGQMQDLETLTDLCKNIAGRTVCAFGDAEVAPIMSTLKHWRHEYVTLIQEAEAANLIRPESVGTRH, from the coding sequence ATGCCGAAACACGAACTCGTCCTTCTGAAAAACATGATGCAGCCCGGATACACCGGGTCGTTGGCGGACTACGAAAAGACCGGCGGCTATCAAGCCTTGCGCAACGCACTCACCAAGCTGGCGCCGACCGACGTCACGGCCACGGTCATGAAGTCCGGCCTGCGCGGCCGGGGCGGCGCAGGCTTCCCGACCGGCGTGAAGTGGGGATTTCTCCCGAAGGATTATCAAGGCCCGCGGTACCTCTGCTGCAATGCCGACGAGAGCGAACCGGGGACCTTCAAGGACCGGCAACTCATGGAGCGGGATCCGCACCAGGTCCTCGAAGGCATTGTGCTGGCCTGCTATGCCATCGGCGCCCAGTCCGCCTACATTTACATCCGTGGCGAAATGGTCCTCGGCTCCAAGATTCTGGAGCACGCCATCGGAGAAGCCCGTGCCGCCGGATACATCGGCCAGAACATCTTTGGAACCGGCGTGACGGTAGATGTTTGGGTCCATCGCGGCGCCGGCGCCTACATCTGCGGAGAAGAAACGGCGCTGCTTGAATCGCTGGAGGGGAAGCGGGGCCTGCCGCGGGTCAAGCCGCCGTTCCCGGCGACCCATGGCCTCTACAACAAACCGACGGTCGTCAACAACGTGGAGACGCTGGCCAATCTCCCGCACATTCTTTCCCGCGGGCCCGAGTGGTTTGCCTCCATCGGCTCGCCTCCCAAGAGCACCGGCACGCGGGTCTTCTGCGTCAGCGGCCATGTGAAGCGTCCCGGGAACTATGAATTGCCGATGGGTGTAACCGTGCGCGACCTGGTCTTCGAACATGCCGGAGGGATGCGTTCGGACAAGCCGATGAAAGCGTTTATCCCTGGCGGAGCGTCGGCCCCGTTCCTCACGCCCAGTCACCTGGATGTGAAGCTAGATTTTGAATCAGTCGCGGCAGCCGGGTCGATGCTCGGCTCCGGCGGTGTCACGGTCATGGAAGAAGGCACCAGCATGGTCTGGGCCGCCCTCCGGCTGATGGAATTTTTCTATCACGAGTCCTGCGGCAAGTGCAGTCCCTGCCGCGAAGGCAGCTCCTGGCTCGTCCAGACGATGCGCCGGATTATGGCCAAGCGCGGCCAAATGCAGGACCTTGAAACGCTGACAGATCTGTGCAAGAACATCGCCGGCCGCACAGTGTGCGCCTTCGGTGATGCCGAGGTCGCGCCGATCATGAGCACATTGAAGCACTGGCGGCATGAATACGTGACGCTCATTCAGGAAGCAGAGGCGGCGAACTTGATCCGCCCGGAGTCCGTGGGAACCAGGCACTGA
- the nuoG gene encoding NADH-quinone oxidoreductase subunit NuoG: MPNTPAETVRVTIDGHTISVPKGTLLIEAARRVGAMIPHFCYHPKLKPDANCRMCLVEVEKMPKLQTACSTPVTEGMSVRTATTVVNDAHKSVLEFILANHPLDCPVCDQGGKCDLQDFSHQYTATTSRFAETKRIFQKEYFSPLIETQMNRCVQCLRCVRYCDEVMDVKALAPVGRGTMTEIKHFGAHPLDCEFCGGCVQICPVGAITSRLSMYEYRPWMLKRAETICGYCGDGCQLTVQTKDNELIEVNSAYGAGRNNGDLCAKGFFGFHATSHPERLTHPLIRKNGTLVQTTWEEALEFIAEQASGIKQAHGGQAFGGLITGRCTNEELYLFQKFMRLTLGTNHLDSSARYGQMNSAQAMRRVQGTHRWTVTFEDLEAADVLLLVGTNITETNPITGLAIKEAVKKRQATLITVESLRPAIGTISNIANLSQHHFCVSPTLFRTAILGLQKAVVEQNLVTADLTQLRSPFVTAVTARLQTLPWQDIQAATGSGQEAYVAAAQALATGKRVVVVTGQGLLRSDQGYAGAMNLLDLLLLLGKLDQPGCGLAPLTEENNDQGAIEMGAVAEFLPGPVETGDRAGRDRVLDIWKEAPPATEGVALVEMLARAKSGQIKAMFIVGENPLASLPAPLEVRESLDALDLLVCQELFLTDTAALAHVVLPVCSSLEKDGTFTNTEGLVQAVRQTVEPVGEARPDWEIFSALSELLGAPLDYSDSREILKEIRSLIPGYGSLGPAPLPVKVDRAAIDRYLSQGFERDLAERYQMPRTPSRPDGTVQIELVQSLFHSGKLSTKSKGLIQIEGRSSLRISPRDATRFALVDGNRVRLSNSQGEVTAEVKVADRVPEGHAWFPDHFSQEVNNLFACVIDTETKVPYIRTTSVSMVKVS; encoded by the coding sequence ATGCCGAATACGCCAGCGGAAACAGTTCGAGTCACGATCGACGGCCACACGATCAGCGTGCCGAAAGGCACCTTGCTGATTGAAGCTGCGCGGCGTGTGGGCGCGATGATTCCGCACTTCTGCTATCACCCCAAGCTCAAGCCGGACGCCAACTGCCGCATGTGTTTGGTCGAAGTCGAAAAGATGCCCAAGCTGCAAACGGCTTGCAGCACGCCGGTCACCGAGGGCATGAGCGTCCGGACGGCCACGACGGTTGTGAACGACGCCCATAAATCCGTCCTGGAATTCATTCTCGCGAATCATCCGCTGGACTGCCCGGTCTGCGACCAGGGCGGCAAATGCGACCTCCAGGACTTCTCCCATCAGTACACCGCCACCACGAGCCGGTTCGCCGAAACCAAGCGCATTTTCCAGAAAGAATATTTCAGCCCATTGATCGAAACCCAGATGAATCGCTGCGTCCAATGCCTCCGCTGCGTCCGGTACTGCGACGAAGTGATGGACGTGAAGGCCCTCGCCCCGGTCGGCCGCGGGACGATGACGGAGATCAAGCATTTCGGCGCCCATCCATTGGACTGTGAGTTCTGCGGAGGCTGCGTGCAGATCTGTCCGGTCGGCGCGATCACCAGCCGCCTGTCCATGTATGAATACCGTCCCTGGATGCTGAAACGCGCCGAGACGATCTGCGGCTATTGCGGCGACGGCTGCCAACTCACCGTCCAGACTAAAGACAATGAGTTGATCGAAGTGAACTCTGCCTACGGCGCCGGACGCAACAACGGCGACCTCTGCGCTAAAGGGTTCTTCGGCTTTCACGCCACCAGCCATCCTGAGCGGCTCACGCATCCCTTGATCCGCAAAAACGGCACCCTGGTGCAAACCACCTGGGAAGAAGCGCTGGAGTTCATCGCCGAACAAGCCAGCGGGATCAAACAAGCGCACGGCGGCCAGGCATTCGGAGGCCTGATTACGGGCCGCTGCACGAATGAGGAGCTCTATCTTTTCCAGAAATTCATGCGGCTGACCCTCGGCACCAACCATCTCGACAGCAGCGCCCGGTACGGGCAGATGAACAGTGCGCAGGCCATGCGCCGGGTGCAGGGCACCCACCGCTGGACCGTGACCTTCGAGGATCTCGAAGCCGCCGACGTGCTGTTGCTGGTGGGGACGAACATCACGGAAACGAATCCCATCACCGGCCTCGCCATCAAAGAAGCCGTCAAGAAACGCCAGGCGACTCTCATCACCGTGGAATCGCTGCGGCCGGCGATCGGCACGATCAGTAACATCGCGAATCTGTCGCAGCACCATTTCTGCGTCTCGCCTACGCTGTTCCGCACCGCCATCCTCGGCCTGCAGAAAGCGGTCGTCGAACAGAACCTGGTCACCGCCGATCTGACCCAACTACGTTCACCCTTTGTGACCGCCGTCACCGCTCGCCTGCAAACACTCCCCTGGCAGGACATCCAAGCCGCAACAGGGTCCGGCCAGGAAGCCTATGTCGCCGCCGCGCAGGCGCTGGCCACAGGGAAACGCGTCGTCGTCGTCACTGGACAGGGCCTCTTACGCAGTGACCAGGGCTATGCCGGCGCCATGAATCTGCTGGACCTGCTACTCCTCCTGGGCAAACTCGATCAGCCGGGCTGCGGGCTGGCTCCGCTGACGGAAGAAAACAACGACCAGGGCGCAATCGAAATGGGCGCGGTCGCCGAATTCCTACCGGGCCCCGTCGAAACGGGCGATCGTGCCGGACGAGACCGAGTCCTGGATATCTGGAAAGAAGCGCCGCCGGCAACCGAGGGCGTGGCGCTGGTTGAGATGCTGGCCCGCGCCAAATCAGGCCAGATCAAAGCCATGTTCATTGTCGGAGAGAACCCCCTGGCCAGCCTGCCGGCTCCGTTAGAAGTACGCGAATCGCTCGACGCGTTGGACCTGCTGGTCTGCCAGGAGCTTTTCTTGACGGATACCGCCGCCCTGGCCCATGTGGTCCTGCCGGTCTGTTCGTCGCTCGAAAAAGACGGCACCTTTACCAATACGGAAGGCCTCGTCCAGGCCGTTCGGCAAACCGTCGAGCCGGTCGGCGAAGCCCGTCCTGATTGGGAAATCTTCTCGGCCCTCTCGGAGCTGCTCGGCGCACCGCTGGATTATAGCGACAGCCGCGAGATCCTGAAGGAGATCCGCAGCCTCATCCCGGGATACGGATCGTTAGGACCGGCTCCGCTTCCCGTAAAAGTCGATCGCGCAGCGATCGATCGCTATCTCAGTCAAGGCTTTGAACGCGATCTCGCCGAGCGCTATCAGATGCCGCGCACGCCGTCCCGTCCCGACGGAACCGTACAGATTGAACTCGTGCAGAGCTTGTTCCATTCCGGCAAGCTGTCCACTAAGTCGAAAGGGTTGATCCAAATCGAAGGCCGCAGTTCGCTGCGCATCAGCCCACGCGATGCGACCCGCTTCGCCCTCGTCGACGGCAACCGTGTCCGCCTCTCGAATTCACAGGGCGAGGTCACCGCGGAAGTAAAAGTCGCGGACCGGGTGCCGGAAGGCCACGCTTGGTTCCCAGACCATTTCAGTCAGGAAGTGAACAACCTGTTCGCCTGTGTCATAGATACCGAGACCAAGGTGCCGTACATCCGGACGACCTCGGTCTCTATGGTGAAAGTGTCGTGA
- the nuoH gene encoding NADH-quinone oxidoreductase subunit NuoH, producing MTELSLRLAVSLAQIAAVMGIVMLTVMILTLAERKVLGWMQDRMGPMEVGPYGILQPIADGLKLFFKEDIVPAGANKFMFSLAPILAMVPALIGFAVIPFGPSETIQVFGMTITPFVISDINIGVLYILAFASIGAYGIILGGWASNSKYSLLGGLRSAAQIISYELNVGLAIVGVLIMSGSLSLVKITDAQAGGFWHWYVFAFPAPQIFAFVVYVISAVAETNRVPFDLPEAESELVAGFFTEYSGMRFAFFFIAEYANMVLVSCVAAALFLGGWNAPYPGTILAHIGLESFAWIEGVAWFTVKVYGFLFLFFWLRATLPRLRYDQLMKFGWKVMLPIALANIVVTAIAMYIYNQFK from the coding sequence GTGACTGAACTCAGCTTGCGTCTTGCTGTCTCGCTCGCACAAATCGCCGCGGTCATGGGCATTGTGATGCTCACCGTGATGATTCTGACGCTCGCCGAGCGAAAAGTGCTCGGATGGATGCAGGATCGGATGGGCCCCATGGAAGTCGGCCCCTACGGCATTCTGCAGCCGATCGCCGACGGTCTGAAACTCTTCTTCAAAGAAGACATCGTTCCGGCCGGCGCCAACAAGTTCATGTTCAGCCTCGCGCCGATTCTGGCGATGGTGCCTGCGTTAATCGGCTTTGCGGTCATTCCCTTCGGCCCGAGTGAAACCATCCAGGTATTCGGGATGACCATCACGCCCTTCGTCATCAGCGATATCAATATCGGCGTACTCTATATCCTGGCCTTTGCCTCGATCGGCGCCTACGGCATCATCCTGGGCGGCTGGGCGTCGAACAGCAAATACTCGCTGCTGGGCGGACTGCGGTCGGCCGCGCAGATCATCAGCTACGAATTGAACGTCGGCTTGGCCATCGTAGGCGTCCTGATCATGTCCGGCTCGCTCAGCCTGGTGAAGATCACCGACGCTCAGGCGGGCGGCTTCTGGCATTGGTACGTATTCGCCTTCCCGGCTCCGCAGATCTTCGCCTTCGTCGTCTATGTGATTTCAGCCGTTGCGGAAACGAACCGCGTCCCCTTCGACCTGCCTGAAGCCGAAAGCGAACTGGTGGCCGGATTCTTCACCGAATACAGCGGCATGCGCTTCGCTTTTTTCTTCATCGCGGAATACGCCAACATGGTGTTGGTCTCCTGCGTCGCCGCAGCCCTGTTCCTCGGCGGATGGAATGCGCCTTATCCAGGCACCATTCTCGCGCATATCGGCCTGGAGTCCTTCGCCTGGATCGAAGGGGTGGCCTGGTTCACAGTGAAAGTGTACGGGTTTCTGTTTCTATTTTTCTGGCTGCGCGCGACGCTGCCGCGGTTGCGCTACGATCAATTGATGAAGTTCGGCTGGAAGGTCATGCTCCCGATCGCGTTGGCTAACATCGTCGTGACCGCCATCGCCATGTACATCTATAACCAGTTCAAGTAA
- the nuoI gene encoding NADH-quinone oxidoreductase subunit NuoI, producing MAQATTTERFLGWLKTITFYELLVGMKATMSHLIHYKPITLQYPHEKRTLPDNYRGMLALLRYDDGTEKCVGCDLCEAACPSRVIRVVSAEIPGEPTKRYSKEYSMNMTRCLFCGMCVDACPVDALGMTREFEWAVYDKRDLQLNKQQLLAIGDRSFPVREKRLELQHQNVAFFNVAFKHVPQKPN from the coding sequence ATGGCCCAAGCAACGACAACAGAGCGCTTCCTCGGCTGGCTCAAGACCATCACGTTCTATGAACTCCTGGTCGGGATGAAAGCCACGATGTCGCATCTCATTCACTACAAGCCCATCACGCTGCAATACCCGCACGAGAAACGGACCTTGCCGGATAACTATCGCGGCATGCTCGCACTCCTGCGCTACGACGATGGGACGGAGAAGTGCGTCGGCTGCGACCTCTGCGAAGCGGCCTGTCCGTCGCGCGTAATTCGCGTCGTGAGCGCGGAAATTCCTGGTGAGCCGACGAAGCGCTACTCCAAAGAGTATTCCATGAACATGACCCGCTGCCTGTTTTGCGGGATGTGCGTCGATGCCTGCCCGGTCGATGCCCTCGGCATGACCAGGGAGTTCGAGTGGGCGGTCTACGATAAGCGCGACCTCCAATTGAACAAACAACAGCTGCTCGCCATCGGCGACCGGTCGTTCCCCGTTCGTGAGAAACGCCTGGAACTCCAGCACCAGAACGTCGCCTTCTTTAATGTGGCGTTCAAGCACGTGCCGCAGAAACCGAATTGA
- a CDS encoding NADH-quinone oxidoreductase subunit J family protein, producing MEHLFFGYFAGVIALTAVFVVAFRNPIYSALSLLIMFFHVAGLYVTLHAEFLAAVQVIVYAGAILVLYLFVVMLLNLHRDDRYHSQWRAAAFVGGPLLIEFLVLLAGSLSAPPAALPRIDMETGDNTLAIGETLFSTYLFPFEVASLILLVAMIGAIVLAKREVPETPAL from the coding sequence GTGGAGCACTTGTTCTTCGGATATTTCGCCGGCGTGATCGCCCTCACGGCAGTATTCGTCGTGGCGTTCAGAAACCCGATTTACAGCGCGCTCTCGCTGCTCATCATGTTCTTCCACGTCGCGGGGCTCTACGTGACGCTGCACGCCGAATTTCTGGCGGCCGTTCAGGTCATTGTGTATGCCGGCGCCATCCTGGTCCTCTACCTCTTCGTCGTCATGCTCCTCAATCTCCATCGCGACGACCGCTACCATAGCCAATGGCGCGCAGCCGCATTTGTCGGTGGGCCGTTGCTTATCGAATTTCTGGTGCTCTTGGCCGGCAGCCTGTCCGCCCCGCCCGCGGCCTTGCCGCGCATCGATATGGAAACCGGGGACAATACGCTGGCGATCGGAGAAACACTGTTTTCAACGTACTTGTTCCCGTTTGAAGTAGCCTCGCTCATCCTCTTGGTGGCCATGATCGGCGCCATTGTCCTGGCGAAGCGAGAAGTCCCGGAGACACCCGCGTTATGA
- the nuoK gene encoding NADH-quinone oxidoreductase subunit NuoK: MTVPITYYLVLSAIVFLTGLVGVLIRRNIIAILLSVELMLNATNINFVAFSEHLHDLGGQVFVFFTLTVAAAEVAVGLAIIIALHRSKDTINVEQFNLLKW; the protein is encoded by the coding sequence ATGACCGTTCCGATTACCTACTATCTGGTCTTGAGCGCCATCGTCTTTCTGACGGGATTGGTGGGCGTGCTCATTCGCCGCAATATCATCGCGATTCTGCTGTCGGTGGAATTGATGTTGAACGCCACGAATATCAACTTCGTGGCCTTCTCCGAACATCTGCACGATCTGGGCGGACAGGTCTTTGTCTTTTTCACCCTCACCGTGGCAGCCGCCGAAGTCGCGGTCGGATTGGCAATCATCATCGCCCTGCACCGGTCCAAAGACACGATCAACGTAGAACAGTTCAATCTGTTGAAGTGGTAA
- the nuoL gene encoding NADH-quinone oxidoreductase subunit L, with product MYALIPLFPLAAFLILGLAGNRIKDRAHLVAVPAVVLSWLLSLFAFSEVAQGAPINQPLYTWLTSGNLDIHIGLYLDRLTVVMLLLVTTVSSLVHIYTIGYMHGEPGYARFFSYIALFTFSMLMLVLADNLLQLFVFWEAVGLCSYLLIGHWYERAPACAAATKAFLVNRVGDFGFMLGLLLVWYSFGSLNYLDIFPAALETANLTMNLLGPFGGTWNVSVFTVICLLLFTGAVGKSAQVPLHVWLPDAMEGPTPISALIHAATMVTAGVFMVARLAPLYNLSPTAMTVVALVGAATMVLGATIAMTQTDIKRVVAYSTVSQLGYMVMACGLGAYSAGMYHLLTHGAFKALLFLGCGSVIIALHHEQDMRRMGGLKSKLPVTYWTFIIGSLALAGFPLTAGFFSKDDLLISSWSSGPLGQVLTVLGLLTALMTAFYSFRLVFVTFWGPSHVDKKHAKHVHEPSSTMTFPLIVLAVLSIAAGYVGIPEFLEPVFAHGGSAAAHHGDAGLVIMIVATLMGLTGIAGAYYLYVLNPQLPDQFAVRWKTLYEGSLNKWYVDEAYDRAFVKPTFAVAADMWKRIDVAVIDGAVNGIARGIAWSGWLLRLVQSGQTQHYALAMAFGLVILMTVFLVF from the coding sequence ATGTATGCGCTGATTCCATTGTTCCCGCTGGCTGCCTTTCTCATCCTGGGTCTGGCCGGCAACCGTATCAAGGACCGCGCGCACCTCGTCGCCGTGCCGGCGGTGGTTCTGTCCTGGCTTCTATCCCTGTTCGCTTTTTCTGAAGTCGCCCAGGGCGCCCCGATCAACCAGCCGCTCTATACCTGGCTGACGTCCGGCAACCTCGATATCCACATCGGCCTCTATTTGGATCGGCTGACCGTCGTAATGCTCCTGTTGGTCACGACCGTCAGTTCCCTGGTCCACATCTACACCATCGGCTACATGCATGGAGAACCGGGCTACGCGAGATTTTTCAGCTACATCGCACTGTTTACCTTTTCAATGCTGATGTTGGTGCTGGCCGACAATCTGCTGCAACTGTTCGTCTTCTGGGAAGCGGTCGGACTCTGCTCGTATCTCTTGATCGGCCATTGGTACGAACGCGCCCCGGCCTGCGCCGCCGCGACCAAAGCGTTTCTCGTCAATCGCGTGGGAGACTTCGGCTTCATGCTGGGCCTCCTGCTCGTCTGGTACTCCTTCGGTTCGCTGAATTATCTGGATATTTTTCCTGCGGCCCTTGAGACGGCCAATCTAACGATGAACCTGTTGGGCCCCTTCGGCGGCACCTGGAATGTGTCGGTGTTCACCGTCATCTGTCTGCTGTTGTTTACCGGAGCCGTCGGCAAATCGGCACAGGTGCCGTTGCATGTCTGGCTGCCGGATGCGATGGAAGGCCCGACCCCCATCTCCGCGTTGATCCATGCCGCCACAATGGTGACCGCCGGCGTCTTCATGGTAGCCAGGCTGGCTCCCCTCTATAATTTGTCGCCGACCGCGATGACTGTCGTCGCACTGGTGGGGGCGGCCACGATGGTGCTCGGTGCCACCATCGCCATGACGCAAACTGACATCAAACGCGTGGTCGCCTACTCGACCGTCAGCCAACTCGGCTATATGGTCATGGCCTGCGGCCTCGGCGCGTACAGCGCCGGCATGTATCACCTGCTCACGCACGGCGCCTTCAAGGCGTTGCTCTTCCTGGGTTGCGGGTCCGTGATCATCGCGCTGCACCACGAGCAAGACATGCGTCGCATGGGCGGCTTGAAGAGTAAGCTCCCCGTAACCTACTGGACCTTCATCATCGGCTCACTGGCGCTGGCCGGATTCCCGTTGACCGCCGGTTTCTTCAGCAAGGACGATCTGCTGATCTCCTCCTGGTCATCCGGCCCGCTTGGACAAGTGCTCACCGTGCTGGGGTTGCTGACCGCCCTGATGACCGCGTTCTACAGCTTCAGGCTGGTCTTCGTCACCTTCTGGGGCCCCTCCCACGTCGATAAGAAACACGCTAAGCACGTGCATGAGCCGTCGAGCACGATGACCTTTCCGCTGATCGTACTGGCGGTCTTGAGCATCGCGGCCGGGTACGTCGGGATCCCCGAATTTCTTGAACCGGTGTTTGCCCACGGCGGATCCGCCGCAGCCCATCATGGGGATGCCGGACTGGTCATCATGATCGTCGCGACTCTCATGGGCCTGACGGGGATTGCCGGAGCCTACTATCTCTACGTGTTGAACCCACAGTTGCCGGATCAATTCGCCGTCCGATGGAAGACGTTGTACGAAGGCTCATTGAATAAGTGGTATGTGGACGAGGCCTATGACCGCGCGTTCGTGAAGCCGACCTTTGCCGTAGCCGCCGACATGTGGAAGCGAATCGATGTGGCCGTGATCGACGGCGCGGTGAACGGGATCGCACGCGGGATCGCCTGGAGCGGATGGCTGTTGCGCCTGGTCCAAAGCGGTCAGACGCAGCACTATGCGCTTGCGATGGCCTTCGGCCTGGTCATTCTCATGACAGTCTTTTTGGTGTTCTGA
- a CDS encoding NADH-quinone oxidoreductase subunit M yields MQSGGFPWLTFLIFLPLAGAAALFFVKETSVRMVALGITVADLLLALPLWWLFDASSSQMQFTENVVWITSPSIHYHLGLDGISLPLVLMTAVLMPLCVAISWRSITTRVSSFMATLLVMEAAMIGVFSALDFVLFYVFWEAMLIPMYLLIGVWGGPNRLYAAIKFFLYTLAGSILLLVAILALYFQGGHTFDIVQLSQQAYSPRLQFWLFIAFFAAFAVKVPMFPFHTWLPDAHVEAPTAGSVILASVLLKMGTYGFLRFSLPMLPDASKDFTPMIVALSIIAIVYGAYMALAQADLKKLIAYSSVSHMGFVTLGLFMFNQQGIEGAVMQMVNHGITTGGLFLCVGVIYERTHSRQIADNVGLTKPMPQYATLLVIFSLSSLGLPGTNSFVGEFLILVGTFLWSKIAAALASLGIILAAAYMLWMVQRVAFGVPSPHQLPKLTDLTRREMATLIPLVVLVFWIGLFPNPILSRMHASVTNVVARATHGPQESPTSTGQVTPVVEPVPATQTVQSTEAPRP; encoded by the coding sequence ATGCAATCGGGCGGATTTCCCTGGCTGACATTCCTGATCTTCTTGCCGCTGGCCGGCGCGGCGGCGCTGTTCTTTGTGAAAGAGACCAGCGTCCGGATGGTGGCGCTCGGGATCACGGTCGCTGACCTGCTGCTCGCCCTCCCCCTCTGGTGGCTGTTCGACGCCTCATCGAGCCAGATGCAGTTTACCGAGAATGTGGTCTGGATCACGTCGCCGTCCATTCATTACCATCTGGGCCTGGACGGGATCAGCCTGCCGCTCGTCCTGATGACGGCCGTACTCATGCCCCTCTGCGTCGCGATTTCCTGGCGCTCGATCACCACGCGGGTCAGCAGCTTCATGGCCACGCTGCTCGTTATGGAAGCCGCGATGATCGGCGTCTTCTCGGCATTGGATTTCGTCCTGTTCTACGTGTTCTGGGAAGCGATGCTGATCCCGATGTATCTGCTCATCGGCGTCTGGGGCGGACCCAATCGGCTGTATGCCGCCATCAAGTTCTTCTTGTACACACTGGCAGGCAGTATCCTGCTGCTGGTCGCGATTCTGGCGCTCTATTTCCAGGGCGGCCACACCTTCGACATCGTGCAACTCAGCCAGCAGGCCTATTCACCCAGACTCCAGTTCTGGCTCTTCATCGCGTTCTTTGCCGCCTTCGCGGTAAAGGTCCCGATGTTCCCGTTCCACACCTGGTTGCCGGACGCCCACGTCGAAGCGCCGACCGCCGGCAGTGTGATCCTCGCGAGCGTCCTGCTGAAGATGGGCACCTATGGCTTTCTGCGATTCAGCCTGCCCATGCTGCCGGATGCGTCCAAGGATTTCACGCCCATGATCGTGGCCCTCTCGATCATCGCGATTGTGTACGGCGCCTATATGGCGCTGGCCCAGGCGGACCTGAAGAAACTCATCGCCTACTCCAGCGTGAGCCACATGGGCTTTGTGACGCTCGGCCTGTTCATGTTCAATCAGCAAGGCATCGAAGGCGCGGTGATGCAGATGGTGAACCACGGGATCACCACCGGCGGCCTCTTCCTCTGCGTCGGCGTGATCTATGAACGGACCCATAGCCGGCAGATCGCCGACAATGTCGGGCTGACGAAACCGATGCCCCAGTATGCGACGCTGCTGGTGATTTTCTCCCTCTCTTCGCTGGGCCTTCCGGGCACCAACAGTTTCGTGGGAGAGTTCTTGATCTTGGTCGGCACCTTCCTGTGGAGCAAGATCGCAGCAGCCCTCGCCTCGCTGGGGATCATCCTCGCCGCGGCCTACATGCTGTGGATGGTTCAGCGTGTCGCGTTCGGCGTGCCGTCGCCTCACCAGTTACCCAAACTGACCGATCTTACTCGGCGCGAGATGGCGACACTGATTCCGCTCGTCGTATTGGTCTTCTGGATCGGTCTATTTCCCAATCCGATTCTGAGCCGTATGCATGCCTCGGTCACGAATGTCGTGGCCCGCGCGACGCACGGACCGCAAGAGTCTCCGACCTCAACCGGTCAGGTCACCCCGGTCGTTGAGCCAGTTCCGGCCACGCAGACCGTACAGTCGACGGAGGCGCCACGCCCATGA